Proteins encoded by one window of Flavobacterium sp. N502540:
- a CDS encoding TolC family protein has product MKINKYNSLVFAVLFGFGLSGQAQTKKWTLEECVRYALENNITIKLSELDVQNAAIDKRAAFGSYLPSVSGNASHSWNIGLNQDLTTGLLRNQTTQYSSVGLSAGVDIYKGLQIQNTYRRTKLAIIASQYQLLKMQEDISLNVANAFLQILSNKEDLKIKKEQLTIDEKRLARSEEMVNAGTIPRGDLFDLKATVATDKQNITVSENNFLISKLSLAQLLQLKEFTDFDVVDDTNAKDENNIMAQTPDEIYNKAKETRTELKLAQTNLEIAQKSVTIAKGAYQPTLRGFYGFDTRASYSDRTRLDENNKPYSVGPDPIFKQFSDNKGHNFGFRLDVPIFNGFSIRNNVERSKVSLEKSKIDLEQKSLDLQRNVYTAFTNAKGALNTYESSTVTLEARQQAYNYAKEKYDVGLMNSFDFTQAQTLLTNAQSDVIRTKYDYMFKIKILEFYFGIPIVPIVTK; this is encoded by the coding sequence ATGAAGATAAATAAATATAATAGTCTGGTTTTTGCGGTGTTATTCGGGTTTGGCTTGTCTGGTCAGGCGCAAACAAAGAAATGGACTTTGGAAGAATGTGTTCGTTATGCATTAGAAAATAATATCACGATAAAGTTGTCAGAACTGGATGTTCAAAATGCAGCGATTGACAAAAGGGCTGCCTTTGGAAGTTATCTGCCGTCAGTAAGCGGCAATGCATCACATTCCTGGAACATTGGTTTGAATCAGGATCTTACAACCGGTCTTTTGCGTAATCAGACAACACAGTACTCTTCTGTAGGTTTAAGTGCGGGAGTCGATATTTATAAAGGTTTGCAAATTCAAAATACGTATAGAAGAACAAAACTTGCGATCATAGCTTCACAGTATCAATTGCTGAAAATGCAGGAAGATATTTCGTTGAATGTAGCCAACGCGTTTTTGCAGATCCTTTCGAATAAAGAAGATTTAAAAATAAAAAAAGAACAGCTAACGATTGATGAAAAACGTTTGGCTCGTTCAGAAGAAATGGTTAATGCCGGGACTATTCCGAGAGGTGATTTGTTTGATTTAAAAGCAACTGTCGCGACTGATAAACAAAATATCACCGTTTCAGAAAATAATTTCTTAATCTCAAAATTGAGTTTGGCCCAACTTTTACAACTAAAAGAATTTACAGATTTTGATGTGGTAGATGATACTAACGCAAAAGATGAAAATAATATTATGGCTCAAACTCCGGATGAGATTTACAATAAAGCAAAAGAAACAAGAACTGAACTAAAACTGGCGCAAACCAATCTTGAAATTGCACAGAAAAGTGTTACCATTGCAAAAGGAGCTTATCAGCCAACATTAAGAGGATTCTATGGATTCGATACCAGAGCGAGTTACAGTGACCGAACCAGACTGGATGAAAATAATAAACCCTATTCTGTAGGGCCGGATCCGATATTTAAACAGTTCAGTGATAATAAAGGACATAACTTTGGTTTTCGTTTAGATGTGCCAATCTTTAATGGTTTTTCAATTCGAAATAATGTAGAGCGTAGTAAAGTAAGTTTAGAAAAATCTAAAATAGATTTAGAGCAAAAAAGTTTAGATTTGCAACGTAATGTTTATACCGCTTTTACAAATGCAAAAGGAGCTTTAAATACTTACGAATCGTCTACAGTAACATTAGAAGCAAGACAGCAGGCCTATAACTATGCGAAAGAAAAGTATGATGTAGGTTTAATGAATTCTTTTGATTTTACTCAGGCGCAAACATTGTTAACCAATGCGCAGTCCGATGTGATCAGAACAAAATACGATTACATGTTTAAAATAAAAATATTAGAATTCTACTTTGGAATTCCAATTGTTCCAATTGTTACAAAATAA
- a CDS encoding NifU N-terminal domain-containing protein, with product MTKITIKETQNPTILKFEFEDFITQNQSFEFKNIDEAQASPLAQQLFYLPFVKTVYISGNFIAIERYSIVEWDDVKDAVAEQITSFVDNGGVIIKVEETQAKKQPITVYGETTPNPAALKFVVSRMLTRNAVEYKNIDQTASSPLAKELFKFPYVKEVFIDENYISVTKYDINDWQEITLEVRTFIKQFIENGGTVLDESLIETTTKNDITKDEAFDKLDVTSQQIINILEEYVKPAVAADGGNIAFDSYNEEDKTVKVILQGACSGCPSSTFTLKSGIENMLKSMLNDEAIKVEAVNA from the coding sequence ATGACAAAAATCACCATAAAAGAAACTCAAAATCCAACGATATTAAAGTTTGAATTTGAAGATTTCATTACTCAGAATCAAAGTTTCGAATTCAAAAATATTGACGAAGCACAAGCCTCTCCATTAGCACAACAATTATTCTATTTACCGTTTGTAAAAACCGTTTATATTTCAGGAAACTTTATCGCAATCGAAAGATATAGTATTGTAGAATGGGATGATGTGAAAGATGCGGTTGCGGAACAAATTACTTCATTTGTAGATAATGGAGGCGTAATCATTAAAGTTGAAGAAACCCAAGCTAAAAAACAACCTATTACGGTTTATGGAGAAACCACTCCAAATCCTGCAGCTCTAAAATTTGTGGTGAGCAGAATGCTGACAAGAAATGCTGTTGAGTATAAAAATATCGATCAGACTGCTTCTTCTCCATTAGCCAAAGAATTATTCAAATTTCCTTATGTGAAAGAAGTTTTTATTGATGAAAACTACATTTCGGTAACCAAATATGACATCAATGACTGGCAGGAAATCACACTTGAAGTACGAACTTTTATCAAACAATTTATTGAAAACGGAGGAACTGTTTTAGATGAAAGCCTAATTGAAACAACTACTAAAAATGACATTACAAAAGACGAAGCATTTGACAAACTGGATGTTACTTCGCAACAAATCATTAACATTCTTGAAGAATACGTAAAACCGGCTGTTGCTGCTGACGGTGGAAATATTGCTTTTGACTCTTATAATGAAGAGGACAAAACAGTAAAAGTAATTCTACAAGGAGCTTGTAGCGGTTGCCCATCCTCCACTTTTACTTTAAAAAGCGGAATCGAAAATATGCTAAAAAGCATGTTAAACGACGAAGCCATTAAAGTAGAGGCTGTAAACGCTTAA
- a CDS encoding efflux RND transporter periplasmic adaptor subunit, with product MSKKTIYLLVGGAVALIAVLVGLSKAGVIGNKDEGTEVEISKVIASTIVETVSATGKIQPEIEVKLSSMVSGEIIALNVKEGQVVKKGDLLVKINPDLYTSGLDRSVANLSGTKAGLTQSEASYNEAKANYDRNKTLYEKGVISKSDWDKAISTYEVAKATKQNAYYNVKSASASVTEARDNLGRTLIYAPADGTISVLNVELGERVLGTQQMAGTELLRVANLNNMEVEVDVNENDIVKVKIGDEANVEVDAYLKKKFKGIVTSISNSASTALTSDQVTNFKVKVRILKESYQDLLEGQPSTYSPFRPGMTATVDIRTKTKNNVLAVPISSVVVKSDTAAVKDFKVEDPNEDKKAAPKSDKKFECVFVKVGNKAKIKIIKTGIQDDTNIEVMSGLKTGDVVITGPYTTVSKDLNSGDKVKLKKADTSKK from the coding sequence ATGTCTAAAAAAACGATTTATCTTTTAGTAGGTGGCGCAGTAGCACTTATTGCAGTTTTAGTTGGTCTTTCGAAAGCAGGAGTTATTGGGAATAAGGATGAAGGAACAGAAGTAGAAATTTCAAAAGTAATAGCTTCAACAATTGTTGAAACAGTTTCGGCAACAGGAAAAATCCAGCCTGAAATTGAAGTGAAGCTTTCGTCAATGGTTTCGGGAGAAATTATTGCGTTAAATGTAAAAGAAGGCCAGGTGGTTAAAAAAGGAGATTTATTGGTCAAAATAAATCCTGATTTGTACACCTCCGGTTTAGATCGTTCTGTGGCTAATCTGTCAGGAACTAAGGCTGGTTTAACACAGTCTGAGGCCAGTTATAATGAAGCAAAAGCAAATTACGACCGTAACAAAACGTTATACGAAAAAGGAGTAATTTCAAAATCAGATTGGGATAAGGCAATTTCGACTTATGAAGTAGCCAAGGCCACCAAGCAAAATGCATATTACAATGTTAAAAGTGCTTCGGCATCGGTTACAGAGGCCAGAGACAACTTAGGGCGTACGTTAATTTATGCTCCTGCTGACGGAACCATTTCGGTTTTAAATGTAGAACTGGGAGAGCGTGTCTTAGGAACGCAGCAAATGGCGGGAACAGAACTTTTGCGTGTAGCCAACTTAAACAATATGGAAGTGGAAGTTGACGTAAACGAAAATGACATCGTTAAGGTAAAAATTGGTGACGAAGCAAACGTTGAAGTTGATGCTTATCTGAAAAAGAAATTTAAAGGTATTGTAACCAGTATCTCTAATTCGGCCAGTACAGCACTGACTTCTGATCAGGTAACAAATTTTAAAGTTAAAGTACGTATCCTGAAAGAATCTTATCAGGATTTACTGGAAGGACAACCAAGTACTTATTCTCCTTTCAGACCTGGAATGACGGCTACAGTTGATATTCGTACCAAAACTAAAAACAATGTTTTGGCGGTGCCAATCAGTTCAGTTGTGGTTAAGTCAGATACTGCTGCAGTAAAAGACTTTAAGGTAGAAGATCCAAACGAAGATAAAAAAGCAGCTCCGAAAAGCGATAAAAAGTTTGAGTGCGTTTTTGTGAAAGTAGGAAACAAAGCCAAAATTAAAATTATCAAAACAGGTATACAGGACGATACGAATATCGAAGTAATGTCAGGATTGAAAACAGGAGATGTTGTCATCACAGGTCCTTATACCACCGTCTCTAAAGATTTGAATTCCGGAGATAAAGTAAAACTCAAAAAAGCAGATACTTCTAAGAAATAA
- a CDS encoding gamma carbonic anhydrase family protein: MLIKSVNGKAPLIPEDCYVAENATIVGDVTFGDSCSVWFNAVIRGDVNFITIGNKVNIQDGAIIHCTYQKHPTIIGSNVSIGHNAIVHGCTIHDNVLIGMGAIVMDNCVVESNSIIAAGAVVTQNTVITSGSIYAGVPAKKVKDIDQSDFAGEIERISNNYVMYSGWFKNEE; encoded by the coding sequence ATGCTGATTAAATCTGTAAACGGAAAAGCACCTTTGATTCCAGAAGATTGTTATGTGGCCGAAAATGCTACCATTGTGGGCGATGTGACCTTTGGAGATTCCTGCAGTGTTTGGTTCAATGCGGTTATTCGTGGTGATGTTAACTTTATTACTATTGGAAATAAGGTCAACATTCAGGACGGTGCCATCATCCATTGTACGTATCAAAAACACCCTACTATTATAGGCAGCAATGTTTCGATAGGACACAATGCTATTGTTCACGGCTGCACGATTCACGATAATGTTCTGATTGGTATGGGCGCTATTGTTATGGATAATTGTGTGGTTGAAAGCAACTCGATTATTGCAGCAGGTGCTGTTGTTACTCAGAATACGGTCATAACTTCAGGAAGTATTTATGCGGGTGTCCCGGCTAAAAAAGTAAAAGACATTGATCAGTCTGATTTTGCGGGCGAAATTGAGCGTATTTCGAACAATTACGTAATGTATTCCGGCTGGTTTAAAAACGAAGAATAA
- a CDS encoding mechanosensitive ion channel family protein: protein MYNSEQISNYATKFINVLIDYSPKLISAFIILFVGIYAIRLISRIITKIMIQRNLDPTLTRFLSDILIWALRILLFVTFISKLGIETSSFVAILGAMGLAVGLSLQGSLSNFAGGMLIIVFKPFKVGDTIETAGGVIATVVEIQIFVTKMLTANNQTVFVPNGALSNGTIINYSMQGERRADLTFAVSYDSDIKKAKDILLNVLNNNPKVLKKPAPEVFVKNLTASSVEFAVRPWAKNANYGAVFSETLENCKAALDEAGISVQPYTLQK from the coding sequence ATGTACAATTCAGAACAGATTAGCAATTATGCTACTAAATTTATTAACGTATTAATTGATTATTCTCCAAAATTAATCTCGGCATTCATCATTTTATTTGTCGGAATCTATGCCATCCGTTTAATCAGCAGAATCATCACAAAAATAATGATTCAAAGAAATCTGGATCCCACATTGACCCGATTCCTCTCTGACATCTTGATTTGGGCGCTCCGAATTTTATTATTTGTGACTTTTATTTCAAAATTGGGTATCGAAACATCATCCTTTGTTGCCATATTAGGAGCAATGGGTCTTGCCGTAGGTTTGTCTTTACAAGGGTCTCTATCCAATTTTGCAGGAGGAATGCTGATTATCGTTTTCAAACCTTTCAAAGTAGGCGATACGATTGAAACCGCGGGTGGAGTTATTGCAACAGTTGTAGAAATTCAGATTTTTGTAACGAAGATGTTAACCGCTAACAATCAAACTGTTTTTGTTCCTAACGGAGCTTTATCAAACGGTACCATTATCAATTATTCGATGCAGGGAGAACGAAGAGCCGATCTGACTTTTGCGGTTTCGTATGATTCTGATATAAAAAAGGCAAAAGACATTCTTTTGAACGTTTTAAACAACAATCCAAAAGTACTTAAAAAACCTGCTCCTGAAGTTTTTGTAAAAAACTTAACCGCAAGTTCTGTCGAGTTTGCCGTACGTCCATGGGCAAAAAACGCTAATTATGGAGCTGTTTTTTCTGAGACTTTAGAGAATTGCAAAGCAGCATTAGATGAAGCCGGAATTTCGGTTCAACCCTATACACTTCAAAAATAA
- a CDS encoding YtxH domain-containing protein, translating to MGLSSFFKNLFGTAKDSATDLAHQAETTFEQAKEAAAPYIDKAETFAEETFAKAKEASEPLIETATDYAHQAKDIVSEYVEKASDSISDVIDSVKEKTSELTGETKAIVSETVTDSSEKTVAKADDVIDETTDKE from the coding sequence ATGGGATTATCTTCATTCTTTAAGAACTTATTTGGCACAGCCAAAGATTCTGCTACTGATCTGGCACACCAGGCCGAAACTACTTTTGAACAAGCCAAAGAGGCCGCTGCTCCTTATATTGATAAAGCAGAAACCTTCGCCGAGGAAACTTTCGCAAAAGCCAAAGAAGCATCAGAACCGCTGATTGAAACGGCAACGGATTACGCACATCAGGCGAAAGATATTGTTAGCGAATATGTTGAAAAAGCATCCGATTCTATAAGTGATGTAATTGATTCTGTAAAAGAAAAAACCAGCGAACTAACCGGAGAAACTAAAGCAATTGTTTCAGAAACCGTAACTGATAGCAGCGAAAAAACGGTCGCTAAAGCTGATGATGTTATTGATGAGACTACCGACAAGGAATAA
- a CDS encoding LytR/AlgR family response regulator transcription factor, with protein MKCVIIDDEPLAVELLGDFVQKVDALELIHTFNNAIDAISFINQNNVDLIFLDIQMPHFSGIDFLNTIEKKPLVIFTTAFSDYAVEGFNLGAVDYLVKPIPFHRFLKSVVRAQQVLNPTTTVQAISEHTTAPELEQDFMFVRAEYENVKMNFSDILFIEGLKDYVKIYTIDNKFTLTLISLIKLENLLSNKGFSRIHRSYIINIKHVKSIQKNKVLISDKRIPISESYKTSFFERINL; from the coding sequence ATGAAATGTGTAATTATAGACGATGAACCTTTAGCAGTTGAATTACTGGGAGATTTTGTTCAAAAAGTAGATGCTCTCGAATTGATCCATACTTTTAACAATGCCATTGATGCCATTTCTTTCATCAATCAGAACAATGTTGATTTGATTTTTCTGGACATCCAGATGCCGCATTTCTCAGGAATCGATTTCTTAAATACGATCGAGAAAAAACCATTAGTTATTTTTACCACTGCTTTTTCTGATTATGCCGTTGAAGGTTTTAACCTCGGAGCAGTTGATTATTTGGTTAAACCCATTCCGTTTCACCGGTTTTTGAAATCGGTCGTACGGGCACAACAGGTATTAAATCCGACCACAACGGTTCAGGCTATTTCAGAACACACTACTGCGCCGGAACTGGAACAGGATTTTATGTTCGTAAGAGCGGAGTACGAAAATGTAAAAATGAATTTCTCTGATATTCTATTTATTGAAGGACTAAAAGATTACGTAAAAATTTATACTATTGATAACAAATTTACTCTCACACTAATCAGTTTAATTAAGCTTGAAAATCTGCTTTCGAACAAAGGATTCTCCCGAATTCACCGTTCTTATATCATCAATATAAAACACGTGAAATCCATTCAGAAGAATAAAGTTTTAATTAGCGATAAACGCATTCCTATTAGTGAAAGCTATAAGACTTCTTTCTTCGAAAGAATCAACCTTTAG
- a CDS encoding Kelch repeat-containing protein, protein MNNLKKGILFATLFSGLFFISCSNDSSEELIGNWVKKSAFDGPARSSATSFVIGDYAYVATGYTGDVYLKDLWSYNSTGDYWEQKADLPGIGRSSASAFALNQKGYIGLGYDGTNKLKDFYQYDPSSNTWAQKTDFAGTGRYAAVGFQAGGKAYFGTGYDGNYLKDFYQYNDQANSWTLVNGFSGNKRRNATAFVIANKVYLGTGINNGVYQEDFWEFDPATEVWTRKRDIDKDTEDDSSYNDDYAVVRSNASAFAMNGLGYVVGGDNIKTIWEYNPATDLWSEKTPMEGATRTDAVGFAINNRGFYMLGRTGSTYFDDAWEFKPLEAQTSNDN, encoded by the coding sequence ATGAATAATTTAAAAAAAGGAATACTATTCGCGACGCTGTTTTCAGGTCTCTTTTTTATAAGCTGTAGCAATGACAGCAGCGAGGAGCTAATAGGAAACTGGGTTAAAAAATCGGCATTCGACGGACCAGCAAGATCCAGCGCGACCAGTTTTGTTATTGGCGATTATGCTTATGTCGCAACAGGTTATACCGGAGATGTTTATTTGAAAGATCTATGGTCGTATAATTCAACGGGAGATTACTGGGAGCAAAAAGCTGATCTTCCGGGTATCGGAAGAAGTTCTGCCTCGGCTTTTGCCTTAAATCAAAAAGGATATATTGGTTTGGGTTATGATGGAACTAATAAATTAAAAGATTTTTATCAGTACGATCCGAGCAGCAATACCTGGGCCCAAAAGACTGATTTTGCCGGAACAGGCCGCTACGCAGCGGTAGGTTTTCAGGCGGGTGGAAAAGCCTATTTTGGAACCGGTTATGATGGAAATTACCTAAAAGATTTCTATCAGTACAACGATCAAGCCAATAGCTGGACCCTTGTAAATGGTTTTAGCGGAAATAAAAGACGTAATGCCACTGCTTTTGTAATTGCCAATAAAGTTTATTTGGGAACGGGAATTAATAACGGAGTATATCAGGAGGATTTTTGGGAATTTGATCCCGCAACTGAGGTATGGACGAGAAAACGAGACATTGATAAAGATACCGAAGACGACAGCTCCTACAATGATGATTATGCTGTTGTTCGTTCAAATGCCTCTGCTTTTGCCATGAATGGTTTGGGATATGTTGTGGGAGGAGATAACATCAAAACCATCTGGGAATATAACCCCGCCACCGATTTATGGTCAGAAAAAACACCTATGGAAGGTGCGACCAGAACAGACGCAGTTGGCTTTGCCATCAACAATCGCGGCTTTTACATGCTGGGAAGAACGGGTTCAACCTATTTTGATGATGCGTGGGAGTTTAAACCGTTAGAAGCACAAACAAGTAATGACAACTAA
- a CDS encoding type IX secretion system membrane protein PorP/SprF produces MKFRIRVLLFFLIVSAYSYSQEGIPVYSDYLSDNYYLIHPSMAGAANCAKIRLTARKQWFGQEDAPSLQTLTFNGRIGERSGAGIIVFNDKNGYHSQKGLKLTYAHHILFSRDELDLNQLSFGISGGVIQSQLDETKFGTTFDPIVFGSIQKDSYFNVDVGASYNYLDFYAHATVQGLLETRRELYTEYESNNLRKFLLSAGYVFGKRSKVTWEPSVLFQVFDKTKEKTIDLNLKAYKNMDFGSLWAALSYRKGFNGTQYGTNSGVAAQKLQYITPIVGVNYKNFMFAYTYSQVTGDVKFDTGGYHQITLGINLFCKKERYDCNCPAIN; encoded by the coding sequence ATGAAATTTAGAATCAGGGTTTTATTGTTTTTTCTAATTGTATCCGCTTATTCTTATTCACAAGAGGGGATACCGGTTTACTCTGATTATTTGTCTGATAATTATTACCTGATTCATCCATCGATGGCGGGAGCAGCGAATTGTGCCAAGATAAGACTGACTGCCAGAAAACAATGGTTTGGCCAGGAGGATGCTCCGTCTTTGCAAACGTTGACTTTTAATGGCAGAATAGGAGAGCGGTCAGGAGCCGGAATTATTGTTTTTAATGATAAAAACGGTTACCATTCTCAAAAAGGATTGAAACTTACCTATGCACATCATATCTTGTTTTCCAGAGATGAACTCGATTTAAATCAGCTTTCATTTGGTATTAGCGGGGGAGTGATTCAGAGTCAATTGGATGAAACTAAATTTGGAACCACTTTTGATCCTATCGTTTTCGGCTCTATACAAAAAGATTCTTATTTTAATGTTGATGTCGGGGCGTCCTACAATTACCTTGATTTTTATGCCCATGCAACCGTTCAGGGTTTGCTGGAAACCCGAAGAGAATTGTACACCGAATATGAAAGTAATAACTTGAGAAAGTTTCTTTTAAGCGCAGGATATGTTTTTGGAAAAAGAAGTAAAGTTACCTGGGAGCCATCTGTATTGTTTCAGGTGTTTGATAAAACCAAAGAAAAGACTATCGATTTAAACCTTAAAGCGTATAAAAATATGGATTTTGGAAGTCTTTGGGCTGCCTTGTCTTATCGAAAAGGTTTTAATGGTACCCAGTACGGCACTAATAGTGGAGTAGCTGCGCAAAAACTACAGTATATTACGCCAATCGTTGGGGTGAACTATAAAAATTTCATGTTTGCTTATACCTATTCTCAGGTTACGGGTGATGTGAAATTTGATACAGGGGGGTATCACCAAATTACCCTCGGAATTAATTTATTTTGTAAAAAGGAACGTTACGATTGTAACTGTCCTGCCATTAATTAA
- the tsaB gene encoding tRNA (adenosine(37)-N6)-threonylcarbamoyltransferase complex dimerization subunit type 1 TsaB, giving the protein MSFILNIETATKNCSVSIAKNGETIICREIAEEGYSHAEKLHVFIEEVIAEAGIAVEDLVAVAVSQGPGSYTGLRIGVSAAKGLCFALNIPLIAVDTLQTLASQAKVSGGKIIPMLDARRMEVYSEVFTADLKVERTIQAEIITEDSFKEYTETVYFVGDCAEKCKTVLTQSNFVFLEEIKYPSAAAMSTISYDKYQKSDTVDVAYFEPYYLKDFMMAPPSKKV; this is encoded by the coding sequence TTGTCTTTTATCCTCAATATTGAAACCGCTACCAAAAATTGCTCCGTATCCATTGCTAAAAACGGAGAAACCATTATATGCAGGGAAATTGCCGAAGAAGGTTATTCACATGCCGAAAAACTGCATGTTTTTATCGAAGAGGTAATTGCCGAAGCAGGTATAGCAGTTGAGGATTTAGTGGCTGTTGCCGTGAGTCAGGGACCAGGTTCTTATACGGGTCTGCGCATTGGGGTTTCGGCCGCTAAAGGATTGTGTTTTGCCTTAAATATTCCTTTGATTGCAGTTGATACTTTACAAACATTAGCTTCACAGGCTAAGGTTTCCGGTGGGAAAATTATTCCAATGCTGGATGCCAGAAGAATGGAAGTGTATAGCGAAGTATTTACAGCCGATTTAAAAGTGGAAAGAACGATTCAGGCTGAAATTATTACGGAGGATTCTTTTAAAGAGTATACAGAGACTGTGTATTTTGTAGGGGATTGTGCCGAAAAATGTAAAACAGTTTTAACCCAATCAAATTTTGTGTTTTTGGAAGAGATCAAATATCCTTCGGCTGCTGCAATGAGTACAATCAGTTATGATAAATATCAAAAAAGCGACACTGTTGATGTCGCTTATTTTGAACCTTATTATTTAAAAGATTTTATGATGGCTCCTCCATCAAAAAAAGTATAA
- a CDS encoding DUF4907 domain-containing protein: MTTKIKKPFFRANIRKNILLVVLILQFLACAKNETFTIEAFKTTSGWGYSIALKNKIIIKQAIIPVINDSKSFSTKNDALKVAQLVVTRLHQNRSPTITKNDLILLKIKL, translated from the coding sequence ATGACAACTAAAATAAAAAAGCCATTCTTCCGGGCTAACATCCGGAAGAATATCTTGCTTGTCGTACTTATTTTACAATTTTTAGCCTGTGCGAAAAATGAAACCTTTACGATCGAAGCCTTCAAAACTACGTCAGGTTGGGGTTATTCGATTGCTTTAAAGAACAAAATCATTATCAAGCAGGCTATTATTCCGGTCATAAACGACTCTAAAAGCTTTAGTACAAAAAATGACGCTCTAAAAGTGGCTCAGCTGGTAGTAACCAGACTCCATCAAAATAGATCGCCCACAATAACCAAAAATGACTTAATTTTATTAAAAATAAAATTATAA
- a CDS encoding sensor histidine kinase yields MTLDTIKNTSSNKILFHGIIWIFFILTSLIQFYESPFKVSPDFYVQWGTGIVLFYLNYFYLVPVLLLEKKYWLYFVFVSTLILLFMVVRLNYFIPDFAQTRVVKALPPPEVLKLIPKGGRLKTFVATKQPLFFKIGPSFFYILIITISAVIRTLTEFYNNQQNKLIAETHRTNTELIYLRKQTNPHFLFNSLNSIYSLAHKKSDLVPDAIVTLSELMRYMLYETDNKTVDLEKEINYIQNYIELQKLRLNNIEDIVINVHGDTRNKFIEPLLLISFVENAFKYGTDYKGAAHVKIKIFILNSSLDFWIENTIEDYSKDPDNSGIGLVNIQNRLDLLYPNAHKLDITQDDEFFRVHLNLELDKIQTALD; encoded by the coding sequence ATGACATTAGATACGATCAAAAATACCAGTTCAAACAAGATTTTATTTCACGGTATCATTTGGATTTTCTTTATTCTGACTTCATTAATTCAATTTTATGAAAGTCCGTTTAAAGTTAGTCCTGATTTTTATGTGCAGTGGGGTACCGGAATTGTTTTGTTTTATCTGAACTATTTTTATCTGGTTCCTGTTTTGCTTTTGGAAAAAAAATACTGGCTGTATTTTGTGTTTGTATCTACCCTGATCTTACTTTTTATGGTTGTCAGACTCAATTATTTTATTCCTGATTTTGCGCAGACACGAGTAGTAAAAGCTTTACCTCCGCCGGAAGTTCTTAAATTGATCCCTAAAGGTGGGAGACTGAAGACTTTTGTGGCTACAAAACAGCCATTATTCTTTAAAATCGGCCCCTCTTTTTTTTATATTTTGATCATTACTATTAGTGCGGTTATCCGAACACTGACCGAATTTTACAACAATCAGCAAAACAAATTAATCGCCGAAACACACCGAACCAATACAGAGCTGATCTATCTGCGCAAACAAACCAATCCACATTTTTTATTCAATTCCTTAAACAGTATTTATTCACTGGCACACAAAAAATCAGATTTAGTTCCGGATGCGATCGTAACCTTATCAGAATTGATGCGCTATATGCTGTACGAAACCGATAACAAAACGGTCGATTTAGAAAAAGAAATCAATTACATCCAGAATTATATTGAATTGCAAAAACTGAGATTAAACAATATTGAAGACATCGTAATCAATGTTCATGGAGACACCAGAAATAAGTTTATCGAACCTTTATTATTGATTTCGTTTGTCGAAAATGCATTCAAGTACGGAACCGATTACAAAGGTGCCGCTCATGTAAAAATTAAGATATTCATTCTAAACAGCAGTCTGGATTTCTGGATTGAAAATACGATTGAAGACTATAGTAAAGATCCTGATAACTCAGGAATTGGACTGGTCAACATTCAAAACCGACTGGATTTACTTTATCCCAATGCGCATAAACTTGATATCACACAAGATGATGAGTTCTTTCGTGTTCATTTGAATTTGGAATTGGATAAAATTCAAACCGCGCTAGATTAG